One genomic segment of Pseudomonadota bacterium includes these proteins:
- a CDS encoding DMT family transporter: MKQQITGYLKSHSNDAQGILWMLYGCFWFACMASIVKYLTFDMEPFTLVFFRSLFALVCILPGLYGYGIHKIKSKNISFYFTRAITGTAGMVLIFVAIAKLPITTVTALTFTVPLITTAFAVIYLNEKLKKHNVIALLCGFFGVLIILRPGTETFQTASLLVIAAACFWSISNILIKKLTKTEDPKVIVYLMIIIMAPLSLPLALLKWQTPDTAQLLLLFLLAFVSNQAQFSLAHAYSKADMSTVLPFDYTRMIFISIMAYFFFGEIIDFYTAIGSIVIFFSGVYIVKHQRKKSPPIIDSGETLT; this comes from the coding sequence ATGAAACAGCAAATAACCGGATATTTAAAATCTCACAGTAATGACGCTCAGGGTATATTATGGATGCTTTACGGCTGCTTCTGGTTTGCATGCATGGCCTCTATTGTCAAATACCTGACTTTTGATATGGAGCCTTTTACCTTGGTTTTTTTCAGAAGTCTTTTTGCACTGGTTTGCATTCTACCGGGGCTATACGGCTACGGTATCCACAAAATAAAGAGCAAAAATATAAGTTTTTATTTTACAAGGGCAATAACCGGAACTGCCGGAATGGTGCTTATTTTTGTAGCAATAGCAAAGCTCCCCATAACAACGGTAACGGCACTAACATTCACCGTTCCGCTGATTACAACCGCATTTGCGGTTATTTACCTTAATGAAAAACTCAAAAAGCATAATGTTATTGCGTTATTATGTGGCTTTTTCGGAGTGCTTATAATATTAAGACCGGGTACCGAAACATTTCAAACGGCATCACTACTGGTAATAGCTGCGGCATGTTTTTGGTCAATATCAAACATACTAATCAAAAAACTTACAAAAACCGAAGATCCCAAAGTAATAGTGTATCTAATGATAATTATCATGGCTCCGCTTTCTTTACCGCTTGCCTTATTAAAATGGCAAACACCCGATACCGCCCAGTTGCTTTTATTATTTTTATTGGCATTCGTATCAAATCAGGCACAGTTTTCTTTAGCACACGCATATTCAAAAGCGGATATGTCTACGGTTTTACCGTTTGATTACACAAGAATGATATTTATTAGTATTATGGCATACTTCTTTTTTGGGGAAATAATTGATTTTTATACCGCAATCGGCTCGATAGTTATATTCTTTAGCGGCGTGTATATTGTAAAACATCAGCGAAAAAAATCACCGCCGATTATTGATAGCGGAGAAACACTAACTTAA
- a CDS encoding VirB3 family type IV secretion system protein, giving the protein METGELETDMLFLGLTRPSMIFGVSYLVVMTYFLIGCMGFVLTSDFRFFFGMIPIHGFAYVLSEKEPLFMELFMVKQQKCNKCKNKFYHGLMNSYDVM; this is encoded by the coding sequence ATGGAAACAGGTGAGTTAGAAACCGATATGTTGTTTTTGGGTCTGACAAGACCTTCAATGATATTTGGTGTGAGCTATTTGGTTGTAATGACTTACTTCCTTATCGGATGTATGGGGTTTGTGCTTACCTCGGATTTTAGATTTTTTTTCGGTATGATACCTATTCATGGCTTTGCTTATGTTTTGTCAGAAAAAGAACCGCTTTTTATGGAGCTTTTTATGGTAAAGCAGCAGAAGTGCAATAAATGTAAAAATAAATTTTATCATGGTCTTATGAATTCATATGACGTAATGTAA
- a CDS encoding type IV secretion system protein — protein MTLEQIKSAIDKQTTGRLPGAKITGGSGNSVNVEFNLFEPVGITSPRELEIPGLLEVPTCYFYDSDGEIRYTNECDSTTTPITMFYTDDGTEVNPGLIDVALPGVNMGAEEGDVITYNGEELYVTKKGFESYPYDSSKIVNIHLDDYNGDGVVNDLDAEFLPTNSLGEYLYLETRTEFDDLSGTLLTFRGCDWDINEGMGSPEYHEGYNKDYDCYDPNLDIDAIRLGCSSGGNIDYVCVFDELEDSYRGGSLCPSGVGVEPLLPNEVMRYPTRKGQPIFTATCEPATQCVEDPASPGMALDDGAGRPVVEPIFAGDVVNIYDPLGGGAVGSCSPVRQGQTNPLVSVRGDSRTVNQDLPLFLQRFFDEYPPSLMVDLLDDAPNGVVENVSLSITNPIADLTLSDPPYQSLGVTFELALEGDYMCIYAYADDRRVTWRVEAEYFDSGGSMIDPGFPGTMHEVLDLLPAVAEGSTVSGSTYAENIGSGHRHCLRAAYTPQDLRTLNLTDIISPVCTGYDVFVPGRNIDWSTSATGAPPPITSNWPRPFTGVVVECIYQTMRNVFIQDPAEPDRLTFFQSVQDKFFTLVRSLLILYVIFFGYRLVISKNPPTRQECIVFGMRLAIIVYFSIGNGVTELYPSFNYISRAMTVHVMEVGLESSVDNGYEYCDFRAASGIIYTPGHEYMAIWDTIDCKLSKYLGIGDNWIDVDNNGLFEPAPGGPDEITWNPQVLWVAATAVVSTGFGLPIFIITVVVILFLILLIVRAVHIYILAFMGLIMLLFISPLIIPAALFGYTRDIFLKWLQQVISFLVQPVILFGFLSFALVVIDIIYFGDNRSFVPIASDPVPIPYQIEASTGTGGQNGQAITLEQCDDPDAIGCIFQVARIHKIDVAFISDLTDIKFYKVALNQQDLTLLVGLLKLLLVCVIIKALLGTVEKLSSKLTGGELPGGGTPVIGPAAGLAAQGGVVNTGVRSVTTAFAGNARAFERLGASRSLRAGTGGMSLLETDIAVRNAGGRGGRTEDNSLIGKAMKERFENNKEKGLVDISDRLRPQEGRTEEGTMEKSMAKDQKKDREVSRQEEKDISRPSPDNENLEHASRALNENNRHKIKPGDEHKSKPEPVKETTVKEADRHRSEAVPIKETKVKEGDEHRSKPVAVKENTVKANQIKETTVKDNKIQENKPAKFTAKKEGDSNKGKKDS, from the coding sequence ATGACTCTTGAGCAGATAAAGTCAGCTATTGACAAGCAGACAACGGGTCGTTTACCGGGGGCTAAAATAACAGGTGGTTCGGGTAATAGCGTTAATGTTGAATTTAATTTATTTGAGCCTGTCGGAATTACTTCACCCAGAGAACTTGAGATTCCCGGTCTTTTAGAGGTTCCGACATGCTATTTTTATGATTCGGACGGTGAGATAAGATATACAAACGAGTGCGATTCTACCACAACCCCTATAACCATGTTTTATACTGATGACGGTACGGAAGTTAACCCGGGTCTTATTGACGTAGCTCTTCCCGGTGTTAACATGGGAGCCGAAGAAGGTGATGTAATTACCTATAACGGCGAGGAGCTGTACGTAACAAAAAAAGGGTTTGAGTCATACCCTTATGATAGTAGTAAAATTGTTAATATTCATCTTGATGATTATAATGGCGATGGTGTTGTAAATGATTTAGATGCCGAATTTTTGCCCACTAATTCCCTAGGGGAATACTTATATCTGGAAACTCGTACGGAGTTTGATGATTTAAGCGGTACTTTACTTACTTTCCGTGGTTGCGATTGGGATATAAATGAGGGTATGGGAAGTCCCGAATATCATGAAGGTTATAATAAAGATTATGATTGTTATGACCCGAACCTTGATATCGATGCAATAAGATTAGGGTGTAGTAGCGGCGGTAACATTGACTATGTGTGTGTGTTTGATGAGTTAGAAGACTCATATAGAGGCGGTAGCCTATGCCCTTCAGGTGTGGGAGTGGAGCCTTTACTGCCTAATGAGGTTATGAGATATCCTACAAGGAAAGGGCAGCCGATATTTACCGCAACATGCGAGCCTGCCACTCAATGCGTAGAGGATCCTGCAAGTCCGGGTATGGCTTTAGATGATGGTGCGGGACGACCTGTGGTTGAGCCGATTTTTGCAGGTGATGTTGTTAATATTTATGACCCTTTGGGAGGGGGGGCGGTAGGTAGTTGTAGTCCCGTCAGGCAAGGGCAGACTAATCCGTTGGTGAGTGTCCGTGGTGATTCACGAACGGTAAATCAGGACTTGCCGTTATTTCTTCAACGCTTTTTTGATGAGTATCCCCCGAGTTTAATGGTAGACCTTCTTGATGATGCACCTAACGGAGTAGTTGAGAATGTTAGTTTATCAATAACTAATCCTATTGCCGATTTAACATTGTCCGATCCTCCTTACCAATCACTGGGTGTTACATTTGAGCTTGCCCTAGAAGGGGATTACATGTGTATATACGCATATGCAGATGACCGCCGTGTTACATGGAGGGTTGAGGCAGAGTATTTTGATAGTGGCGGTTCAATGATAGATCCCGGATTCCCGGGTACTATGCATGAAGTTCTGGATTTACTACCTGCCGTTGCAGAGGGTTCTACCGTTAGCGGTAGTACGTATGCTGAAAATATAGGTAGCGGTCATAGGCACTGTCTGAGGGCTGCTTATACGCCACAAGATTTGAGAACTTTGAATTTAACGGATATCATATCTCCGGTGTGTACCGGTTATGATGTTTTTGTTCCGGGAAGAAATATTGATTGGTCGACATCTGCTACCGGTGCTCCCCCTCCTATTACAAGTAACTGGCCTCGTCCTTTTACCGGTGTTGTAGTTGAGTGTATATATCAGACTATGAGGAACGTTTTCATACAGGATCCCGCCGAACCGGATAGACTGACGTTTTTCCAAAGTGTGCAGGATAAATTCTTTACGTTAGTAAGGTCGTTGCTGATATTATACGTTATATTCTTCGGCTATAGATTGGTTATTTCTAAAAATCCTCCTACAAGACAGGAATGCATAGTGTTCGGTATGCGTTTAGCAATAATCGTATATTTCTCCATCGGTAACGGTGTGACAGAATTGTACCCTTCGTTTAATTATATTTCAAGAGCCATGACCGTTCATGTTATGGAGGTCGGTCTGGAGTCCAGTGTTGATAACGGATATGAGTATTGCGATTTCCGTGCAGCTAGCGGGATAATATATACACCCGGTCACGAATATATGGCAATATGGGATACGATTGATTGTAAGTTGTCAAAGTATCTTGGAATAGGGGATAACTGGATTGATGTGGATAATAACGGGCTATTTGAGCCTGCACCCGGAGGACCTGATGAAATTACATGGAACCCCCAAGTTCTATGGGTAGCTGCTACTGCAGTGGTATCAACCGGTTTCGGTCTACCTATATTTATTATAACGGTGGTTGTTATATTGTTTCTAATCCTTCTCATCGTTAGAGCCGTCCATATTTATATACTGGCATTTATGGGATTAATAATGCTGTTATTTATATCGCCGTTAATTATTCCTGCGGCATTGTTCGGATATACAAGGGATATATTCTTAAAGTGGTTGCAACAGGTAATATCGTTCTTGGTTCAACCTGTAATATTATTCGGATTTTTATCATTCGCCCTTGTTGTGATAGATATTATATATTTTGGCGATAATCGCTCGTTCGTTCCTATTGCTTCGGATCCTGTGCCGATTCCATATCAAATAGAGGCATCAACAGGAACCGGGGGACAAAACGGTCAGGCTATAACTTTAGAGCAGTGCGATGATCCCGATGCAATAGGTTGTATATTCCAAGTTGCAAGGATTCATAAAATAGACGTAGCCTTTATAAGTGACCTTACCGATATTAAGTTTTATAAAGTTGCGTTAAATCAACAGGATTTAACGCTTCTGGTAGGCTTGCTAAAATTGCTGCTGGTTTGTGTGATAATAAAAGCATTACTTGGTACTGTAGAAAAATTATCATCAAAATTAACAGGTGGCGAATTACCGGGTGGCGGAACTCCTGTTATAGGCCCTGCGGCAGGACTTGCAGCTCAAGGCGGAGTTGTAAATACCGGCGTACGAAGTGTTACCACTGCATTTGCCGGCAATGCAAGGGCGTTCGAAAGATTAGGTGCTTCAAGGAGCTTGAGAGCCGGCACAGGCGGAATGTCGTTGCTTGAGACCGATATAGCCGTCAGGAATGCCGGCGGAAGAGGTGGAAGAACAGAAGATAACTCTTTGATAGGTAAGGCAATGAAAGAGAGGTTCGAAAATAATAAAGAAAAAGGATTAGTAGATATTAGCGATAGGTTAAGACCGCAAGAAGGGCGTACGGAAGAAGGAACTATGGAAAAATCTATGGCTAAAGATCAGAAAAAAGATAGAGAAGTAAGCAGGCAGGAAGAAAAAGATATATCAAGACCTAGCCCCGATAATGAAAATCTGGAACATGCAAGCAGGGCTTTAAATGAAAATAACAGACACAAAATAAAACCGGGCGATGAGCATAAGTCAAAACCAGAGCCGGTTAAAGAAACTACGGTGAAAGAAGCCGATAGGCATAGGTCGGAAGCTGTGCCTATTAAGGAAACCAAGGTTAAAGAAGGCGATGAACACAGATCCAAACCGGTAGCCGTTAAAGAAAACACGGTAAAAGCAAATCAAATAAAAGAAACTACGGTGAAAGACAATAAAATTCAGGAAAACAAACCTGCGAAGTTTACCGCTAAAAAGGAAGGCGATAGTAATAAAGGTAAAAAGGACAGTTAA
- a CDS encoding calcium-binding protein — translation MPLFFGTAGNDTIAGTAGPDLVVSFSGDDLIRTADDDDLIFAGADNDKVYAGNGDDYAFGGSGDDYLNGGAGRDFLSGGEGSDELEGEDGNDVLVGGNGIDRLYGGNDSDRLSGGNDTDRLVGGKGRDILMGDEGADVLYGFDGTALGDGATDIFDFNLLTDSNSVAHDIIMDFEQQIDKIDLADLSAFGINGMADLAIGDDGTNTYIKGVNVDFLVELSGVYTLGATDFIF, via the coding sequence ATGCCTTTATTTTTTGGAACTGCCGGCAATGATACAATAGCAGGAACTGCCGGACCTGATTTAGTTGTTTCTTTTTCAGGAGATGACTTAATACGTACTGCTGACGATGACGATCTGATTTTTGCCGGAGCGGATAACGATAAAGTTTACGCCGGTAACGGTGATGACTATGCGTTTGGCGGCTCAGGAGATGACTATCTCAATGGAGGAGCCGGTCGTGACTTTTTAAGCGGTGGCGAAGGTAGCGATGAGCTGGAAGGCGAAGACGGAAACGATGTTCTCGTCGGCGGCAACGGCATTGACAGATTATACGGTGGAAATGACTCTGATAGGTTATCAGGCGGCAATGACACTGATAGATTAGTCGGAGGTAAAGGAAGAGACATACTTATGGGCGACGAAGGAGCCGATGTATTATACGGCTTCGACGGAACTGCATTAGGTGATGGAGCTACCGACATTTTCGATTTCAACCTACTTACAGATTCTAACTCCGTTGCTCATGATATTATAATGGATTTTGAGCAACAAATAGATAAGATTGACCTTGCCGACCTGTCTGCATTCGGTATCAACGGCATGGCGGATCTGGCTATAGGCGACGATGGTACTAACACATACATAAAAGGTGTTAACGTTGACTTTTTAGTTGAACTTTCAGGAGTTTATACCCTTGGTGCTACTGATTTTATTTTCTAG
- a CDS encoding DoxX family protein, translating to MTNKTKKIESDNKPTEKKCGIIAKFSIIFKLIEFKLKIADFLSPLVNLGIRFWMAWIFLKSGVLKIPKDFLGLNIGKGYSWDSTIYLFEEVHPVPLLSPNVAAVLGTGLEILCPILLIIGLGARPAAAVLLIMTGVIEFTSDPDFLSETARLIHQYWMILLAVIVFNGPGKLSVDHIIRKKSLSCPKYREIAGIKEA from the coding sequence ATGACTAATAAAACCAAAAAAATTGAATCCGATAACAAGCCTACCGAGAAAAAATGCGGTATAATTGCTAAATTTTCTATTATTTTTAAACTAATCGAGTTTAAGCTTAAAATAGCTGATTTTTTAAGTCCGTTAGTAAATTTAGGCATAAGATTCTGGATGGCTTGGATATTCTTAAAATCAGGGGTTTTAAAGATTCCTAAGGACTTTTTGGGTCTTAACATAGGAAAAGGATATTCATGGGATAGTACTATTTATCTTTTTGAGGAAGTACACCCTGTTCCGTTATTATCACCAAATGTGGCTGCGGTATTAGGAACGGGATTAGAAATATTATGCCCTATATTGTTAATAATCGGTTTAGGTGCAAGACCTGCGGCGGCTGTATTACTTATAATGACAGGGGTTATAGAGTTTACAAGTGATCCTGATTTCCTATCTGAAACCGCAAGATTAATCCACCAATATTGGATGATATTACTGGCAGTAATCGTATTTAATGGTCCGGGAAAGCTATCCGTAGACCATATTATCCGCAAAAAATCCTTAAGCTGCCCTAAATACAGGGAAATTGCAGGAATCAAGGAGGCATAA
- the dxs gene encoding 1-deoxy-D-xylulose-5-phosphate synthase has product MQYDILSKINDVSDIRTMDLKELETLAQELRSRTIECVSKTGGHLGAGLGVVELTVALHHVFETPKDKLIWDVGHQSYPHKILTDRNDRIETIRQPNGLSGFTKRSESQYDPFGAGHSSTSISAALGMSIARDIKGENFETIAVIGDGAMSAGMAYEAMNNAGDLHSRMFVILNDNNMSIAPPVGAMSGYLSRLISSKPYLTLRNVAKKAVSHLPSAIEKVARKAEQYTKDYWVGGNYFEEMGFYYVGPVDGHNLGQLIAILKNLKNDKSINRPILMHIVTEKGHGYEMPEAKDPSLHAVGKFDLKTGTLKKTKSNAPSYTSVFAKQLIEEAENDGKIVAITAAMPSGTGLDKFAEKFNDRMFDVGIAEQHAVTFAAGLACEGLKPFCAIYSTFLQRAYDQVIHDVAIQKLPVRFAIDRAGLVGADGATHAGSFDIMYLANLPNFVVMAPSNELELARMVKTAAQIDDSPSAIRYPRGDGIGIDFPKKIKPVKIGKGKIIQRGSDIAILSLGTRLEEVKKAAQELQKQDISTTIVDMRFAKPVDENLIIEIAKTHKNIITVEEGCSGGLDTQVNKAINNSMLQGKPNVLNLNLPDIFIDHGVVEDLYEKAGLNSSGIVKSAISLVNKSNLKDIK; this is encoded by the coding sequence ATGCAATACGACATTTTAAGCAAAATAAATGATGTAAGCGATATTCGCACAATGGACTTAAAAGAGCTTGAAACGCTTGCACAGGAGCTAAGATCAAGGACTATTGAGTGCGTATCCAAAACCGGCGGGCATTTAGGTGCCGGCTTGGGTGTTGTTGAACTTACCGTAGCACTTCATCATGTTTTTGAAACCCCGAAAGATAAGTTAATATGGGACGTAGGTCATCAAAGCTATCCGCACAAGATACTTACGGATCGCAACGACAGGATAGAAACCATAAGGCAACCGAACGGTTTATCAGGATTTACAAAGCGTTCCGAAAGTCAATACGACCCTTTTGGAGCCGGACATAGCTCAACATCAATATCGGCGGCACTTGGAATGTCAATTGCAAGGGACATTAAAGGTGAAAACTTTGAAACAATCGCTGTTATCGGTGATGGTGCAATGAGTGCCGGCATGGCTTATGAGGCAATGAACAACGCCGGTGACCTGCACTCACGAATGTTCGTTATATTAAACGACAATAACATGTCTATAGCACCGCCGGTCGGTGCTATGAGCGGCTATTTATCACGCCTTATATCATCAAAGCCTTACTTGACTCTAAGGAATGTAGCCAAAAAAGCTGTTAGCCACCTCCCTTCCGCAATTGAAAAAGTAGCTAGAAAAGCGGAGCAATATACTAAGGACTACTGGGTAGGAGGCAATTATTTCGAAGAAATGGGGTTTTATTATGTCGGGCCTGTAGACGGTCATAATTTAGGACAGTTAATAGCAATTTTAAAAAACCTTAAAAATGATAAAAGCATCAACAGACCTATCCTTATGCATATAGTCACCGAAAAAGGTCATGGCTACGAGATGCCTGAGGCAAAGGATCCATCATTGCATGCCGTAGGAAAATTTGACCTAAAAACCGGAACTTTAAAGAAAACAAAATCAAACGCTCCTTCATATACGTCTGTTTTTGCAAAACAATTAATTGAAGAAGCGGAAAATGACGGAAAAATAGTAGCAATTACGGCAGCCATGCCAAGCGGCACGGGGCTTGATAAATTTGCCGAAAAATTTAATGACCGCATGTTTGACGTGGGAATAGCCGAACAGCATGCCGTAACCTTTGCAGCCGGTCTTGCTTGCGAAGGATTAAAGCCGTTTTGTGCTATATATTCAACATTTCTACAAAGAGCTTATGACCAAGTAATACATGACGTTGCTATTCAAAAACTGCCTGTCAGATTTGCAATAGACAGAGCCGGGTTAGTCGGTGCTGACGGGGCTACTCACGCAGGCTCTTTTGATATAATGTATCTGGCAAACCTGCCTAATTTCGTTGTTATGGCTCCTTCAAACGAACTTGAACTTGCAAGAATGGTAAAAACCGCCGCACAAATAGATGATAGCCCCTCTGCAATAAGATACCCTAGAGGCGACGGTATAGGCATAGACTTCCCTAAAAAAATAAAACCTGTAAAGATAGGCAAGGGAAAAATAATACAAAGAGGTTCCGATATAGCGATATTATCTTTGGGAACAAGGCTGGAAGAGGTAAAAAAAGCCGCACAAGAACTGCAAAAACAAGATATATCGACAACTATAGTAGATATGCGTTTTGCAAAACCTGTTGATGAAAACCTTATCATTGAGATAGCAAAAACTCATAAAAATATAATAACCGTTGAAGAAGGCTGCTCAGGCGGACTGGATACGCAAGTCAACAAAGCTATAAACAACAGTATGTTGCAAGGCAAACCTAATGTTCTAAATTTAAATCTGCCGGACATCTTTATAGATCATGGGGTAGTGGAGGATTTATACGAAAAAGCCGGCTTAAATTCTAGCGGCATAGTAAAATCAGCAATTTCTTTAGTGAATAAAAGCAATTTAAAAGATATTAAATAA
- a CDS encoding VirB4 family type IV secretion/conjugal transfer ATPase, whose product MLKIFRQRTQKDKYVRKEFPESFFIPYRYHWNRSTIMTEDESLVQVVKLGGFSFETADDEDVDIRKNIRNLLFKGIGAGRVSLYFHLVRRRKSTFQVDEGHSMPPGFATYLEDQWREKHINHQSFINEIYITIVRKSSRSGVAAFESMFEKLQQTADKSLWAKTMFEGYEELDEMTSRLISTFRDYKPKVLGIVERRGGVYSEILEFLGTLVNCGQSRPILVPSTDISRYLPVDRLYFGSRAIEVKTPKGSKFAGIVSIKEYPSRTSATMMDGFLQMPFELIVSQSYSFSDRTGAINSMKLQQGRMVNSGDVAISQIEEINHALDDAMSGRIGFGLHHLTVLCIEDNPKTLENALAMAATELGNAGAIPVRERVNLEPAYWAQLPCNDEFAVRKTTINTLNLSSLASLHNFPSGQEHDNHWGDHVTTLDTTSGTPFFFNFHVRDVGHTTIIGPTGAGKTVMMNFLCAQARKFKCRMFFFDKDRGAEIFIRALEGVYTDIDPSAPCGFNPFALEDTGENRTFLTEFMKSLVCTNGESISADDSAKIEEAIVGNYKLHPKDRMLRNIVPFLGMGGPDSLSGRIAMWHGHGSHASVFDNEKDNINFSTDLIFAFEMAELLKDKPSLGPVLLYVFHKINLSLDGTPSMIVLDEAWALIDNEVFAPKIKDWLKVLRKLNCFVIFATQSVEDASKSRISDTLIQQTATQIFLPNLKATDVYRSHFMLSQREFTLIKTTDPGSRFFLVKQGTDAVVARIDLSGMDNVINVLSGRAETVILLDEIRKEVGDNPDDWLPVFWERVKHV is encoded by the coding sequence ATGCTTAAGATTTTTAGGCAACGAACTCAGAAAGATAAATATGTAAGAAAAGAGTTCCCGGAGTCATTTTTTATTCCGTACAGATATCATTGGAATAGAAGTACCATAATGACCGAAGATGAAAGTCTTGTTCAGGTTGTAAAGCTTGGCGGATTTTCGTTTGAAACGGCAGATGATGAAGATGTCGATATTAGAAAAAATATCAGAAACCTTTTGTTTAAGGGTATCGGAGCAGGTAGGGTATCTTTATATTTTCATTTGGTGAGAAGAAGAAAGTCCACATTTCAGGTGGACGAAGGGCATAGCATGCCACCCGGATTTGCCACGTACCTTGAAGATCAATGGCGTGAAAAGCACATAAATCACCAAAGTTTTATAAATGAAATTTACATCACGATAGTTAGAAAAAGTTCAAGAAGCGGCGTTGCCGCTTTTGAAAGTATGTTCGAAAAGTTACAGCAAACCGCAGACAAAAGCCTTTGGGCTAAAACGATGTTTGAAGGTTATGAAGAACTTGATGAAATGACATCAAGATTGATCAGTACTTTTAGGGACTATAAGCCCAAAGTACTAGGTATTGTAGAAAGACGCGGAGGGGTTTACTCGGAAATACTTGAGTTTTTAGGTACTTTAGTAAATTGCGGTCAAAGTAGACCGATTCTTGTCCCTTCAACCGATATATCGAGATACTTGCCTGTAGACAGGTTATATTTCGGAAGCCGTGCTATTGAAGTGAAAACACCCAAAGGCAGTAAATTTGCAGGTATTGTCAGCATCAAAGAATATCCTTCAAGAACCTCGGCAACTATGATGGACGGTTTTTTGCAAATGCCGTTTGAATTAATCGTAAGCCAGTCATATTCGTTTTCGGATCGTACAGGTGCAATAAATAGCATGAAATTGCAACAAGGACGTATGGTAAATTCTGGTGATGTTGCGATTTCTCAGATCGAAGAAATTAATCACGCACTAGATGATGCGATGAGTGGTCGTATAGGATTCGGTCTGCATCACCTTACCGTTCTATGTATTGAAGATAATCCGAAAACATTGGAAAATGCACTTGCGATGGCAGCTACGGAGTTGGGGAATGCCGGTGCGATACCTGTTAGGGAAAGGGTTAATCTTGAACCTGCATATTGGGCTCAGTTACCGTGTAATGACGAGTTTGCAGTTAGAAAGACTACGATAAACACATTAAATTTATCGAGTCTGGCATCTTTGCATAATTTTCCAAGCGGACAAGAGCATGATAATCACTGGGGAGACCATGTTACAACTTTGGACACTACTTCAGGTACGCCGTTCTTCTTTAATTTCCATGTCAGGGACGTAGGGCATACAACTATTATCGGGCCGACCGGTGCGGGTAAAACGGTTATGATGAACTTCTTATGTGCTCAGGCAAGGAAATTCAAATGCAGAATGTTCTTCTTCGATAAAGACCGCGGAGCAGAAATATTTATCAGGGCATTAGAGGGAGTTTACACCGATATAGATCCGTCTGCCCCATGCGGCTTTAATCCGTTTGCACTTGAAGATACCGGTGAAAACCGAACGTTCCTTACGGAATTTATGAAAAGTCTGGTTTGTACTAACGGCGAGTCAATATCTGCTGATGATAGTGCAAAAATAGAAGAGGCTATCGTAGGTAACTATAAATTACACCCTAAAGACAGAATGTTAAGAAACATAGTCCCGTTCCTTGGAATGGGAGGGCCGGATTCATTATCGGGGCGTATTGCTATGTGGCACGGTCACGGCTCACACGCCAGTGTGTTTGATAATGAAAAAGATAATATTAATTTTAGCACAGACCTTATATTCGCCTTTGAAATGGCGGAGTTACTTAAGGATAAGCCTAGTCTTGGTCCGGTTCTGTTATACGTATTCCACAAAATAAACCTTTCTCTTGACGGTACTCCTTCAATGATAGTACTCGATGAGGCTTGGGCGTTAATTGATAATGAGGTATTTGCACCAAAAATCAAAGATTGGCTGAAAGTATTAAGAAAGTTAAATTGTTTTGTTATATTTGCTACTCAATCGGTTGAAGATGCTAGTAAAAGTCGTATCAGTGATACGCTTATTCAGCAGACGGCTACGCAGATATTTTTACCGAACCTTAAGGCTACAGATGTCTACAGGTCGCATTTTATGCTAAGTCAGAGAGAATTTACACTTATAAAAACAACCGATCCGGGTAGTAGGTTTTTCTTGGTAAAGCAGGGTACGGACGCTGTTGTTGCACGTATTGATCTATCGGGTATGGATAACGTTATAAACGTATTATCAGGACGTGCGGAGACGGTAATATTGCTTGATGAGATAAGAAAAGAAGTGGGTGATAATCCTGATGATTGGTTACCTGTTTTTTGGGAGAGAGTGAAACATGTATAA